In the Takifugu flavidus isolate HTHZ2018 chromosome 11, ASM371156v2, whole genome shotgun sequence genome, one interval contains:
- the ppp1r21 gene encoding protein phosphatase 1 regulatory subunit 21 isoform X3, protein MANVTDLQTKYSKLAQEYSKLRAQNQVLKKAVVDEQANCVSLKDQLKQRDQSLRKQEQEMDSLSFRNQQLAKRVELLQEELAVCEAKGKKGKVIQACVNKGDSPSQHALETKNVFDEDLQKKIEENERLHIQFYEADELHKRQEAQLRARLQELEREAEQHQDAVNGLNTKYTDTIERLHSDKARLELKTQTLEREAQECRMRAEDCQQQLRRCQTELSRQVKQSSSVIQEKVPFNDTKFVHYNSLNVPPHNRRHQLKARDVVGQALSFIQDLVAALLNFHSYTEQRVHIYPRDSSIEPISALNQKFSQYLHENAAYVRPLEESFLQLHQSITEDTVTVLETVVKLKSFADHFSSYVQFLKKILPYQLKSLEEECEAPLCTAALTAKNQELHGDMKRVTSMFEKLQNYINVLALPSVCQDVVPQSSTSAVFTQLAGCLHSLHDAIKEMSKHYNQKAGLEQELPTVTQKLLTTSECLLGSLGSLTSSTGKIATFFSNNLDFFTSPAYSPKGSTMALSPLQAETMLANKKKASAYISAIKKPRPQSVPYSEALSNRRILTSSTESREGLTQQVQQSLEKIARLEQEKEHWLLEAQLGKVRLEKENQRIVDLEAQLAAALGGSLAAQSAAAGTLTQSHEEMEAESTAAGKELTLCTSLVGDEESREQLIKTHYMARVGELTTQLQISDSKAVHFHSECRALAKRLAIAEKSRESLSEDVKRANQNITRLQDELTTTKRSYEDQLSMMSDHLCSMNETLSKQREEIDTLKLGSKGNAKKNKGR, encoded by the exons ATGGCTAACGTTACAGACCTGCAGACGAAATATAGCAAGTTGGCACAGGAGTACTCCAAG cTCCGCGCTCAGAACCAGGTTCTGAAAAAGGCCGTCGTAGATGAACAGGCCAACTGTGTCTCCCTCAAG GACCAGTTAAAGCAGAGGGACCAGAGCctgaggaagcaggagcaggagatggACAGTCTCAGCTTCAGGAACCAACAGTTGGCCAagagggtggagctgctgcaggaggagctcgCTGTGTGTGAGGCCAAAGGCAAAAAGGGGAAGGTGATCCAGGCTTGTGTG AACAAGGGCGACTCTCCCTCACAGCACGCCCTGGAGACCAAGAACGTGTTTGACGAGGACCTGCAAAAAAAGATCGAAGAAAATGAACGACTTCACATCCAG TTTTATGAAGCAGACGAGCTGCACAAGAGGCAGGAGGCCCAGCTGAGGGCCCgactgcaggagctggagagggaggcagagcagcaccaggacgCCGTCAACGGGCTCAACACAAAGTACACGGACACAATCGAGAGGCTGCATAGCGACAAAGCGCGATTAGAG CTGAAAACACAGACGCTGGAGAGGGAAGCACAGGAGTGCCGCATGCGAGCGGAAGACTG ccagcagcagctgaggcggTGCCAGACGGAGCTGAGCAGGCAGGTGAAGCAAAGCAGCAGCGTTATCCAGGAAAAAGTGCCCTTCAACGACACCA AATTCGTCCACTACAACAGCCTCAATGTCCCGCCACACAATCGAAggcatcag CTTAAAGCTCGGGATGTGGTGGGACAGGCGCTGAGCTTTATCCAGGACCTCGTGGCCGCTCTGTTGAACTTCCATTCCTACACAGAACAAAGAGTTCACATCTACCCCCGAGACTCTTCTATCGAGCCCATCTCTGCCCTCAACCAGAAG TTTTCTCAGTACCTACATGAAAATGCAGCTTACGTGCGCCCCCTGGAGGAGAGCTTCCTGCAGTTACACCAAAGCATCACTGAGGACACTGTCACGGTCCTG GAAACTGTTGTCAAACTGAAGAGCTTTGCGGATCATTTCTCCTCTTACGTACAGTTTTTGAAAAAGATTCTCCCTTACCAGCTGAAAAG TCTGGAGGAAGAGTGCGAGGCTCCTCTTTGCACCGCTGCCCTCACTGCCAAAAATCAGGAGTTACACGGCGACATGAAGAGAGTCACATCGATGTTTGAGAAACTGCAGAACTACATTAACGTTTTGGCCTTACCCA GTGTGTGTCAGGACGTGGTGCCGCAGAGCAGCACCTCGGCTGTTTTTACCCAGCTGGCGGGCTGCCTGCACAGTCTTCACGATGCCATTAAAG AGATGTCAAAGCACTATAATCAGAAGGCTGGTTTAGAGCAAGAGCTGCCCACGGTCACCCAGAAGCTCCTGACCACCTCAGAGTGCCTGCTCGGATCTTTAGGGTCTCTGACCAGCAGCACTGGAAAG ATCGCCACTTTCTTCAGCAACAACTTGGACTTCTTCACATCGCCAGCCTACAGCCCTAAAGGCAGCACCATGGCCCTCAGCCCTCTGCAAGCAGAGACCATGCTAGCCAACAAGAAGAAAGCTTCGGCCTATATCAGTGCCATTAAGAAG CCCAGGCCACAGTCAGTTCCGTACAGCGAAGCCCTGTCGAATCGGCGTATTCTCACGAGCTCCACCGAGAGCAGAGAAGGTCTCACTCAGCAG GTGCAGCAAAGCCTGGAGAAGATCGCccggctggagcaggagaaggaacACTGGCTCCTGGAGGCCCAGCTGGGGAAGGTGCGGCTGGAAAAGGAGAACCAGAGGATCGTAGACCTGGAAGCTCAGCTGGCCGCAGCTCTAGGGGGAAGTCTGGCTGCCCAGTCAGCAGCAGCCGGCACGCTCACGCAGAGCCACGAGGAGATGGAGGCCGAGTCAACGGCTGCCGGGAAAGAGCTGACGCTGTGCACGAgcctg GTTGGAGACgaggagtccagagagcagctgaTCAAGACTCACTACATGGCCAGAGTGGGGGAGCTCACCACCCAGCTCCAGATCTCAGACAGCAAAGCCGTGCACTTCCACTCCGAG TGTCGAGCTTTGGCCAAGAGATTAGCTATTGCAGAGAAATCCCGAGAGTCTCTGAGCGAGGACGTCAAACGGGCCAACCAGAACATCACGCGCTTGCAG GACGAGCTGACTACGACGAAGAGGAGCTACGAAGACCAGCTGAGCATGATGAGCGACCACCTGTGCAGCATGAACGAGACCCTGAgcaagcagagggaggagatcGACACGCTCAAACTGGGCAGCAAG GGAAATGCCAAAAAGAACAAAGGACGTTAA
- the ppp1r21 gene encoding protein phosphatase 1 regulatory subunit 21 isoform X1 produces MANVTDLQTKYSKLAQEYSKLRAQNQVLKKAVVDEQANCVSLKDQLKQRDQSLRKQEQEMDSLSFRNQQLAKRVELLQEELAVCEAKGKKGKVIQACVNKGDSPSQHALETKNVFDEDLQKKIEENERLHIQFYEADELHKRQEAQLRARLQELEREAEQHQDAVNGLNTKYTDTIERLHSDKARLELKTQTLEREAQECRMRAEDCQQQLRRCQTELSRQVKQSSSVIQEKVPFNDTKFVHYNSLNVPPHNRRHQLKARDVVGQALSFIQDLVAALLNFHSYTEQRVHIYPRDSSIEPISALNQKFSQYLHENAAYVRPLEESFLQLHQSITEDTVTVLETVVKLKSFADHFSSYVQFLKKILPYQLKSLEEECEAPLCTAALTAKNQELHGDMKRVTSMFEKLQNYINVLALPSVCQDVVPQSSTSAVFTQLAGCLHSLHDAIKEMSKHYNQKAGLEQELPTVTQKLLTTSECLLGSLGSLTSSTGKIATFFSNNLDFFTSPAYSPKGSTMALSPLQAETMLANKKKASAYISAIKKPRPQSVPYSEALSNRRILTSSTESREGLTQQVQQSLEKIARLEQEKEHWLLEAQLGKVRLEKENQRIVDLEAQLAAALGGSLAAQSAAAGTLTQSHEEMEAESTAAGKELTLCTSLVGMLCTTPSVEHVGDEESREQLIKTHYMARVGELTTQLQISDSKAVHFHSECRALAKRLAIAEKSRESLSEDVKRANQNITRLQDELTTTKRSYEDQLSMMSDHLCSMNETLSKQREEIDTLKLGSKGNAKKNKGR; encoded by the exons ATGGCTAACGTTACAGACCTGCAGACGAAATATAGCAAGTTGGCACAGGAGTACTCCAAG cTCCGCGCTCAGAACCAGGTTCTGAAAAAGGCCGTCGTAGATGAACAGGCCAACTGTGTCTCCCTCAAG GACCAGTTAAAGCAGAGGGACCAGAGCctgaggaagcaggagcaggagatggACAGTCTCAGCTTCAGGAACCAACAGTTGGCCAagagggtggagctgctgcaggaggagctcgCTGTGTGTGAGGCCAAAGGCAAAAAGGGGAAGGTGATCCAGGCTTGTGTG AACAAGGGCGACTCTCCCTCACAGCACGCCCTGGAGACCAAGAACGTGTTTGACGAGGACCTGCAAAAAAAGATCGAAGAAAATGAACGACTTCACATCCAG TTTTATGAAGCAGACGAGCTGCACAAGAGGCAGGAGGCCCAGCTGAGGGCCCgactgcaggagctggagagggaggcagagcagcaccaggacgCCGTCAACGGGCTCAACACAAAGTACACGGACACAATCGAGAGGCTGCATAGCGACAAAGCGCGATTAGAG CTGAAAACACAGACGCTGGAGAGGGAAGCACAGGAGTGCCGCATGCGAGCGGAAGACTG ccagcagcagctgaggcggTGCCAGACGGAGCTGAGCAGGCAGGTGAAGCAAAGCAGCAGCGTTATCCAGGAAAAAGTGCCCTTCAACGACACCA AATTCGTCCACTACAACAGCCTCAATGTCCCGCCACACAATCGAAggcatcag CTTAAAGCTCGGGATGTGGTGGGACAGGCGCTGAGCTTTATCCAGGACCTCGTGGCCGCTCTGTTGAACTTCCATTCCTACACAGAACAAAGAGTTCACATCTACCCCCGAGACTCTTCTATCGAGCCCATCTCTGCCCTCAACCAGAAG TTTTCTCAGTACCTACATGAAAATGCAGCTTACGTGCGCCCCCTGGAGGAGAGCTTCCTGCAGTTACACCAAAGCATCACTGAGGACACTGTCACGGTCCTG GAAACTGTTGTCAAACTGAAGAGCTTTGCGGATCATTTCTCCTCTTACGTACAGTTTTTGAAAAAGATTCTCCCTTACCAGCTGAAAAG TCTGGAGGAAGAGTGCGAGGCTCCTCTTTGCACCGCTGCCCTCACTGCCAAAAATCAGGAGTTACACGGCGACATGAAGAGAGTCACATCGATGTTTGAGAAACTGCAGAACTACATTAACGTTTTGGCCTTACCCA GTGTGTGTCAGGACGTGGTGCCGCAGAGCAGCACCTCGGCTGTTTTTACCCAGCTGGCGGGCTGCCTGCACAGTCTTCACGATGCCATTAAAG AGATGTCAAAGCACTATAATCAGAAGGCTGGTTTAGAGCAAGAGCTGCCCACGGTCACCCAGAAGCTCCTGACCACCTCAGAGTGCCTGCTCGGATCTTTAGGGTCTCTGACCAGCAGCACTGGAAAG ATCGCCACTTTCTTCAGCAACAACTTGGACTTCTTCACATCGCCAGCCTACAGCCCTAAAGGCAGCACCATGGCCCTCAGCCCTCTGCAAGCAGAGACCATGCTAGCCAACAAGAAGAAAGCTTCGGCCTATATCAGTGCCATTAAGAAG CCCAGGCCACAGTCAGTTCCGTACAGCGAAGCCCTGTCGAATCGGCGTATTCTCACGAGCTCCACCGAGAGCAGAGAAGGTCTCACTCAGCAG GTGCAGCAAAGCCTGGAGAAGATCGCccggctggagcaggagaaggaacACTGGCTCCTGGAGGCCCAGCTGGGGAAGGTGCGGCTGGAAAAGGAGAACCAGAGGATCGTAGACCTGGAAGCTCAGCTGGCCGCAGCTCTAGGGGGAAGTCTGGCTGCCCAGTCAGCAGCAGCCGGCACGCTCACGCAGAGCCACGAGGAGATGGAGGCCGAGTCAACGGCTGCCGGGAAAGAGCTGACGCTGTGCACGAgcctg GTGGGCATGTTGTGCACAACCCCTTCAGTCGAGCAT GTTGGAGACgaggagtccagagagcagctgaTCAAGACTCACTACATGGCCAGAGTGGGGGAGCTCACCACCCAGCTCCAGATCTCAGACAGCAAAGCCGTGCACTTCCACTCCGAG TGTCGAGCTTTGGCCAAGAGATTAGCTATTGCAGAGAAATCCCGAGAGTCTCTGAGCGAGGACGTCAAACGGGCCAACCAGAACATCACGCGCTTGCAG GACGAGCTGACTACGACGAAGAGGAGCTACGAAGACCAGCTGAGCATGATGAGCGACCACCTGTGCAGCATGAACGAGACCCTGAgcaagcagagggaggagatcGACACGCTCAAACTGGGCAGCAAG GGAAATGCCAAAAAGAACAAAGGACGTTAA
- the ppp1r21 gene encoding protein phosphatase 1 regulatory subunit 21 isoform X4, whose translation MANVTDLQTKYSKLAQEYSKLRAQNQVLKKAVVDEQANCVSLKDQLKQRDQSLRKQEQEMDSLSFRNQQLAKRVELLQEELAVCEAKGKKGKNKGDSPSQHALETKNVFDEDLQKKIEENERLHIQFYEADELHKRQEAQLRARLQELEREAEQHQDAVNGLNTKYTDTIERLHSDKARLELKTQTLEREAQECRMRAEDCQQQLRRCQTELSRQVKQSSSVIQEKVPFNDTKFVHYNSLNVPPHNRRHQLKARDVVGQALSFIQDLVAALLNFHSYTEQRVHIYPRDSSIEPISALNQKFSQYLHENAAYVRPLEESFLQLHQSITEDTVTVLETVVKLKSFADHFSSYVQFLKKILPYQLKSLEEECEAPLCTAALTAKNQELHGDMKRVTSMFEKLQNYINVLALPSVCQDVVPQSSTSAVFTQLAGCLHSLHDAIKEMSKHYNQKAGLEQELPTVTQKLLTTSECLLGSLGSLTSSTGKIATFFSNNLDFFTSPAYSPKGSTMALSPLQAETMLANKKKASAYISAIKKPRPQSVPYSEALSNRRILTSSTESREGLTQQVQQSLEKIARLEQEKEHWLLEAQLGKVRLEKENQRIVDLEAQLAAALGGSLAAQSAAAGTLTQSHEEMEAESTAAGKELTLCTSLVGDEESREQLIKTHYMARVGELTTQLQISDSKAVHFHSECRALAKRLAIAEKSRESLSEDVKRANQNITRLQDELTTTKRSYEDQLSMMSDHLCSMNETLSKQREEIDTLKLGSKGNAKKNKGR comes from the exons ATGGCTAACGTTACAGACCTGCAGACGAAATATAGCAAGTTGGCACAGGAGTACTCCAAG cTCCGCGCTCAGAACCAGGTTCTGAAAAAGGCCGTCGTAGATGAACAGGCCAACTGTGTCTCCCTCAAG GACCAGTTAAAGCAGAGGGACCAGAGCctgaggaagcaggagcaggagatggACAGTCTCAGCTTCAGGAACCAACAGTTGGCCAagagggtggagctgctgcaggaggagctcgCTGTGTGTGAGGCCAAAGGCAAAAAGGGGAAG AACAAGGGCGACTCTCCCTCACAGCACGCCCTGGAGACCAAGAACGTGTTTGACGAGGACCTGCAAAAAAAGATCGAAGAAAATGAACGACTTCACATCCAG TTTTATGAAGCAGACGAGCTGCACAAGAGGCAGGAGGCCCAGCTGAGGGCCCgactgcaggagctggagagggaggcagagcagcaccaggacgCCGTCAACGGGCTCAACACAAAGTACACGGACACAATCGAGAGGCTGCATAGCGACAAAGCGCGATTAGAG CTGAAAACACAGACGCTGGAGAGGGAAGCACAGGAGTGCCGCATGCGAGCGGAAGACTG ccagcagcagctgaggcggTGCCAGACGGAGCTGAGCAGGCAGGTGAAGCAAAGCAGCAGCGTTATCCAGGAAAAAGTGCCCTTCAACGACACCA AATTCGTCCACTACAACAGCCTCAATGTCCCGCCACACAATCGAAggcatcag CTTAAAGCTCGGGATGTGGTGGGACAGGCGCTGAGCTTTATCCAGGACCTCGTGGCCGCTCTGTTGAACTTCCATTCCTACACAGAACAAAGAGTTCACATCTACCCCCGAGACTCTTCTATCGAGCCCATCTCTGCCCTCAACCAGAAG TTTTCTCAGTACCTACATGAAAATGCAGCTTACGTGCGCCCCCTGGAGGAGAGCTTCCTGCAGTTACACCAAAGCATCACTGAGGACACTGTCACGGTCCTG GAAACTGTTGTCAAACTGAAGAGCTTTGCGGATCATTTCTCCTCTTACGTACAGTTTTTGAAAAAGATTCTCCCTTACCAGCTGAAAAG TCTGGAGGAAGAGTGCGAGGCTCCTCTTTGCACCGCTGCCCTCACTGCCAAAAATCAGGAGTTACACGGCGACATGAAGAGAGTCACATCGATGTTTGAGAAACTGCAGAACTACATTAACGTTTTGGCCTTACCCA GTGTGTGTCAGGACGTGGTGCCGCAGAGCAGCACCTCGGCTGTTTTTACCCAGCTGGCGGGCTGCCTGCACAGTCTTCACGATGCCATTAAAG AGATGTCAAAGCACTATAATCAGAAGGCTGGTTTAGAGCAAGAGCTGCCCACGGTCACCCAGAAGCTCCTGACCACCTCAGAGTGCCTGCTCGGATCTTTAGGGTCTCTGACCAGCAGCACTGGAAAG ATCGCCACTTTCTTCAGCAACAACTTGGACTTCTTCACATCGCCAGCCTACAGCCCTAAAGGCAGCACCATGGCCCTCAGCCCTCTGCAAGCAGAGACCATGCTAGCCAACAAGAAGAAAGCTTCGGCCTATATCAGTGCCATTAAGAAG CCCAGGCCACAGTCAGTTCCGTACAGCGAAGCCCTGTCGAATCGGCGTATTCTCACGAGCTCCACCGAGAGCAGAGAAGGTCTCACTCAGCAG GTGCAGCAAAGCCTGGAGAAGATCGCccggctggagcaggagaaggaacACTGGCTCCTGGAGGCCCAGCTGGGGAAGGTGCGGCTGGAAAAGGAGAACCAGAGGATCGTAGACCTGGAAGCTCAGCTGGCCGCAGCTCTAGGGGGAAGTCTGGCTGCCCAGTCAGCAGCAGCCGGCACGCTCACGCAGAGCCACGAGGAGATGGAGGCCGAGTCAACGGCTGCCGGGAAAGAGCTGACGCTGTGCACGAgcctg GTTGGAGACgaggagtccagagagcagctgaTCAAGACTCACTACATGGCCAGAGTGGGGGAGCTCACCACCCAGCTCCAGATCTCAGACAGCAAAGCCGTGCACTTCCACTCCGAG TGTCGAGCTTTGGCCAAGAGATTAGCTATTGCAGAGAAATCCCGAGAGTCTCTGAGCGAGGACGTCAAACGGGCCAACCAGAACATCACGCGCTTGCAG GACGAGCTGACTACGACGAAGAGGAGCTACGAAGACCAGCTGAGCATGATGAGCGACCACCTGTGCAGCATGAACGAGACCCTGAgcaagcagagggaggagatcGACACGCTCAAACTGGGCAGCAAG GGAAATGCCAAAAAGAACAAAGGACGTTAA
- the ppp1r21 gene encoding protein phosphatase 1 regulatory subunit 21 isoform X2 yields the protein MANVTDLQTKYSKLAQEYSKLRAQNQVLKKAVVDEQANCVSLKDQLKQRDQSLRKQEQEMDSLSFRNQQLAKRVELLQEELAVCEAKGKKGKNKGDSPSQHALETKNVFDEDLQKKIEENERLHIQFYEADELHKRQEAQLRARLQELEREAEQHQDAVNGLNTKYTDTIERLHSDKARLELKTQTLEREAQECRMRAEDCQQQLRRCQTELSRQVKQSSSVIQEKVPFNDTKFVHYNSLNVPPHNRRHQLKARDVVGQALSFIQDLVAALLNFHSYTEQRVHIYPRDSSIEPISALNQKFSQYLHENAAYVRPLEESFLQLHQSITEDTVTVLETVVKLKSFADHFSSYVQFLKKILPYQLKSLEEECEAPLCTAALTAKNQELHGDMKRVTSMFEKLQNYINVLALPSVCQDVVPQSSTSAVFTQLAGCLHSLHDAIKEMSKHYNQKAGLEQELPTVTQKLLTTSECLLGSLGSLTSSTGKIATFFSNNLDFFTSPAYSPKGSTMALSPLQAETMLANKKKASAYISAIKKPRPQSVPYSEALSNRRILTSSTESREGLTQQVQQSLEKIARLEQEKEHWLLEAQLGKVRLEKENQRIVDLEAQLAAALGGSLAAQSAAAGTLTQSHEEMEAESTAAGKELTLCTSLVGMLCTTPSVEHVGDEESREQLIKTHYMARVGELTTQLQISDSKAVHFHSECRALAKRLAIAEKSRESLSEDVKRANQNITRLQDELTTTKRSYEDQLSMMSDHLCSMNETLSKQREEIDTLKLGSKGNAKKNKGR from the exons ATGGCTAACGTTACAGACCTGCAGACGAAATATAGCAAGTTGGCACAGGAGTACTCCAAG cTCCGCGCTCAGAACCAGGTTCTGAAAAAGGCCGTCGTAGATGAACAGGCCAACTGTGTCTCCCTCAAG GACCAGTTAAAGCAGAGGGACCAGAGCctgaggaagcaggagcaggagatggACAGTCTCAGCTTCAGGAACCAACAGTTGGCCAagagggtggagctgctgcaggaggagctcgCTGTGTGTGAGGCCAAAGGCAAAAAGGGGAAG AACAAGGGCGACTCTCCCTCACAGCACGCCCTGGAGACCAAGAACGTGTTTGACGAGGACCTGCAAAAAAAGATCGAAGAAAATGAACGACTTCACATCCAG TTTTATGAAGCAGACGAGCTGCACAAGAGGCAGGAGGCCCAGCTGAGGGCCCgactgcaggagctggagagggaggcagagcagcaccaggacgCCGTCAACGGGCTCAACACAAAGTACACGGACACAATCGAGAGGCTGCATAGCGACAAAGCGCGATTAGAG CTGAAAACACAGACGCTGGAGAGGGAAGCACAGGAGTGCCGCATGCGAGCGGAAGACTG ccagcagcagctgaggcggTGCCAGACGGAGCTGAGCAGGCAGGTGAAGCAAAGCAGCAGCGTTATCCAGGAAAAAGTGCCCTTCAACGACACCA AATTCGTCCACTACAACAGCCTCAATGTCCCGCCACACAATCGAAggcatcag CTTAAAGCTCGGGATGTGGTGGGACAGGCGCTGAGCTTTATCCAGGACCTCGTGGCCGCTCTGTTGAACTTCCATTCCTACACAGAACAAAGAGTTCACATCTACCCCCGAGACTCTTCTATCGAGCCCATCTCTGCCCTCAACCAGAAG TTTTCTCAGTACCTACATGAAAATGCAGCTTACGTGCGCCCCCTGGAGGAGAGCTTCCTGCAGTTACACCAAAGCATCACTGAGGACACTGTCACGGTCCTG GAAACTGTTGTCAAACTGAAGAGCTTTGCGGATCATTTCTCCTCTTACGTACAGTTTTTGAAAAAGATTCTCCCTTACCAGCTGAAAAG TCTGGAGGAAGAGTGCGAGGCTCCTCTTTGCACCGCTGCCCTCACTGCCAAAAATCAGGAGTTACACGGCGACATGAAGAGAGTCACATCGATGTTTGAGAAACTGCAGAACTACATTAACGTTTTGGCCTTACCCA GTGTGTGTCAGGACGTGGTGCCGCAGAGCAGCACCTCGGCTGTTTTTACCCAGCTGGCGGGCTGCCTGCACAGTCTTCACGATGCCATTAAAG AGATGTCAAAGCACTATAATCAGAAGGCTGGTTTAGAGCAAGAGCTGCCCACGGTCACCCAGAAGCTCCTGACCACCTCAGAGTGCCTGCTCGGATCTTTAGGGTCTCTGACCAGCAGCACTGGAAAG ATCGCCACTTTCTTCAGCAACAACTTGGACTTCTTCACATCGCCAGCCTACAGCCCTAAAGGCAGCACCATGGCCCTCAGCCCTCTGCAAGCAGAGACCATGCTAGCCAACAAGAAGAAAGCTTCGGCCTATATCAGTGCCATTAAGAAG CCCAGGCCACAGTCAGTTCCGTACAGCGAAGCCCTGTCGAATCGGCGTATTCTCACGAGCTCCACCGAGAGCAGAGAAGGTCTCACTCAGCAG GTGCAGCAAAGCCTGGAGAAGATCGCccggctggagcaggagaaggaacACTGGCTCCTGGAGGCCCAGCTGGGGAAGGTGCGGCTGGAAAAGGAGAACCAGAGGATCGTAGACCTGGAAGCTCAGCTGGCCGCAGCTCTAGGGGGAAGTCTGGCTGCCCAGTCAGCAGCAGCCGGCACGCTCACGCAGAGCCACGAGGAGATGGAGGCCGAGTCAACGGCTGCCGGGAAAGAGCTGACGCTGTGCACGAgcctg GTGGGCATGTTGTGCACAACCCCTTCAGTCGAGCAT GTTGGAGACgaggagtccagagagcagctgaTCAAGACTCACTACATGGCCAGAGTGGGGGAGCTCACCACCCAGCTCCAGATCTCAGACAGCAAAGCCGTGCACTTCCACTCCGAG TGTCGAGCTTTGGCCAAGAGATTAGCTATTGCAGAGAAATCCCGAGAGTCTCTGAGCGAGGACGTCAAACGGGCCAACCAGAACATCACGCGCTTGCAG GACGAGCTGACTACGACGAAGAGGAGCTACGAAGACCAGCTGAGCATGATGAGCGACCACCTGTGCAGCATGAACGAGACCCTGAgcaagcagagggaggagatcGACACGCTCAAACTGGGCAGCAAG GGAAATGCCAAAAAGAACAAAGGACGTTAA